The following coding sequences lie in one Oceanicola sp. 502str15 genomic window:
- a CDS encoding ABC transporter substrate-binding protein has protein sequence MTHRKLMRTTALVAALMGGVAAPALAETPPNMLVIANRIDDIKTFDPQESFEFAGADVSRNVYEKLVNFDPMDLDAGYQPSLAESWEISEDGKTITFKIAEGHVFSSGNPVTAKDAAFSLQRAVKLDKTPSFILTQFGFTADNVDEMIKVVDDMTLSITLDKQYALSFVLNCLTATIGGVVDMETAMANEVDGDMGNEWLRTNTAGSGPYKVVEWKPNESVLMDLNPNYHGDKPAMERVIVQHIQESATQRLQLERGDIDVARNLSPEDVTGAMEVDGVKVLDEQRGQIMYWSANQKNEMLSDPKVLEALKWATDYAGMEGSFLKGQWITHQAYLPLTFLGALEDKPFGFDLDKAKAALAESGHPDCGPIKISVREAQERLDIAQSLQNTWGQLGCDIELIVGTGAQTLDRYRAREHDIYLGAWGPDYPDPNTNAGTFAANPDNADEAGNTGYLAWRNAWDAAGFNDDTLAAVVENDTEARKQMYLDSQAKFQQEAPFGIMFQRIEQSGLRDSVENWVVGGATTAVSYWVVTK, from the coding sequence ATGACACACCGCAAACTCATGCGAACCACCGCGCTCGTCGCCGCCCTCATGGGCGGTGTGGCAGCGCCCGCTCTGGCCGAGACCCCGCCCAACATGCTGGTGATCGCCAACCGCATTGACGACATCAAAACCTTCGACCCGCAAGAGAGCTTCGAGTTCGCCGGGGCCGACGTGTCGCGCAACGTCTACGAGAAGCTGGTCAACTTCGACCCGATGGACCTCGACGCCGGCTACCAGCCCTCGCTGGCCGAAAGCTGGGAGATCTCCGAGGACGGCAAGACCATCACCTTCAAGATCGCCGAGGGCCACGTGTTCTCCTCCGGCAACCCGGTGACGGCCAAGGACGCCGCCTTCTCGCTCCAGCGCGCCGTCAAGCTCGACAAGACGCCCTCCTTCATCCTCACCCAGTTCGGCTTCACCGCCGACAACGTGGACGAGATGATCAAGGTGGTCGATGACATGACCCTCTCGATCACCCTCGACAAGCAATACGCCCTGTCCTTCGTGCTCAACTGCCTCACCGCCACCATCGGCGGCGTGGTCGACATGGAAACCGCCATGGCCAACGAGGTCGATGGCGACATGGGCAACGAGTGGCTGCGCACCAACACCGCCGGCTCCGGCCCCTACAAGGTGGTGGAGTGGAAGCCCAACGAGTCGGTGCTGATGGACCTCAACCCCAACTATCACGGTGACAAACCGGCGATGGAGCGGGTGATCGTCCAGCACATCCAGGAGAGCGCCACCCAGCGCCTCCAGCTCGAGCGCGGCGACATCGACGTGGCCCGCAACCTCTCCCCCGAGGATGTCACCGGCGCCATGGAAGTCGACGGCGTGAAGGTGCTCGACGAGCAGCGCGGCCAGATCATGTATTGGTCGGCCAACCAGAAGAACGAGATGCTCTCCGATCCCAAGGTTCTGGAAGCCCTGAAGTGGGCCACCGACTACGCGGGCATGGAAGGCTCCTTCCTCAAGGGTCAGTGGATCACCCATCAGGCCTACCTGCCGCTCACCTTCCTCGGCGCGCTCGAAGACAAGCCCTTCGGCTTCGATCTCGACAAGGCCAAGGCGGCGCTGGCCGAAAGCGGCCACCCCGATTGCGGCCCGATCAAGATCTCCGTGCGCGAGGCGCAGGAACGTCTGGATATCGCCCAGTCCCTGCAAAACACCTGGGGCCAGCTCGGCTGCGACATCGAGCTGATCGTCGGCACCGGGGCGCAGACGCTCGATCGCTATCGTGCCCGCGAGCACGATATCTACCTCGGCGCCTGGGGCCCGGACTACCCCGACCCCAACACCAACGCCGGCACCTTCGCCGCCAACCCCGACAACGCCGATGAGGCCGGCAACACCGGCTACCTCGCATGGCGCAACGCCTGGGATGCGGCCGGCTTCAACGACGATACCCTCGCCGCCGTGGTCGAAAACGACACCGAGGCGCGCAAGCAGATGTATCTCGACAGCCAGGCCAAGTTCCAGCAGGAGGCCCCCTTCGGCATCATGTTCCAGCGCATCGAGCAGTCGGGCCTGCGCGACAGCGTCGAGAACTGGGTCGTCGGTGGCGCAACCACCGCTGTCTCCTACTGGGTCGTGACCAAGTAA
- a CDS encoding ABC transporter substrate-binding protein produces MSAPLSAGFIPLVDAAPLVIAREIGFAEEEGLALDLRPAASWATLRDMVSLGQVEAAHMLAPVPVAMALGLGGAGTRLDVLQVLSVNGNAIGVSTQLAARMREAGHPFDFVDAAAAGHALMAAKPEGLRIGVPFPFSGHAELLYHWLGALGFAAPQALSVHTIPPALMADALAAGEIDAFCVGAPWGSLAVEEGSGELLLPGTAIRRFAPEKVLAVRHDWAETEPDLTGRLMRAIWRASRWLGQPQNRMTAAEILARKPWLDTSAELIERALSGRLIVSQRGDMRTVPRYLEFFAGAATFPWRSAGALIADRIAGRTGLDRPAAQAEGRRVFRSDLYRQHLARTTADMPGASERLEGALREDTPAASPSGRLTLPADSFFDGYIFDPSARKR; encoded by the coding sequence GTGAGCGCGCCGCTTTCCGCCGGGTTCATCCCGCTGGTCGACGCCGCCCCGCTGGTGATCGCCCGCGAAATCGGCTTTGCCGAGGAGGAGGGGCTGGCGCTGGACCTGCGCCCGGCCGCCTCCTGGGCCACGCTGCGCGACATGGTCTCGCTGGGGCAGGTCGAGGCCGCGCATATGCTCGCCCCGGTGCCGGTGGCCATGGCGCTGGGGCTCGGCGGGGCGGGCACAAGGCTCGACGTGCTGCAGGTGCTCTCGGTCAACGGCAATGCCATCGGGGTGTCGACCCAGCTTGCCGCGCGGATGCGCGAGGCTGGCCACCCCTTCGACTTCGTAGATGCCGCCGCCGCCGGGCACGCGCTCATGGCCGCCAAGCCCGAGGGGCTGCGCATCGGCGTGCCCTTTCCCTTCTCCGGCCATGCCGAACTGCTCTACCACTGGCTCGGGGCGCTGGGCTTTGCCGCGCCGCAGGCGCTCTCGGTGCACACCATTCCGCCCGCCCTCATGGCCGATGCCCTCGCCGCCGGCGAGATCGACGCCTTCTGCGTCGGCGCGCCCTGGGGCTCGCTGGCGGTGGAGGAGGGCTCGGGCGAACTGCTGCTGCCGGGCACCGCGATCCGCCGCTTCGCGCCCGAGAAGGTGCTCGCCGTGCGCCACGACTGGGCCGAGACCGAGCCCGACCTCACAGGCCGCCTGATGCGCGCGATCTGGCGCGCCAGCCGCTGGCTCGGGCAGCCGCAGAACCGGATGACCGCGGCCGAGATCCTCGCCCGCAAGCCCTGGCTCGACACCTCCGCCGAGCTGATCGAGCGGGCGCTCTCGGGGCGGCTCATCGTCAGCCAGCGCGGCGACATGCGCACTGTGCCGCGCTACCTCGAGTTCTTCGCAGGCGCCGCCACCTTCCCCTGGCGCTCCGCCGGGGCGCTGATTGCCGACCGGATCGCCGGGCGCACCGGGCTCGACAGGCCCGCCGCCCAGGCCGAGGGCCGCCGGGTCTTCCGCTCCGACCTCTACCGCCAGCACCTCGCCCGCACCACCGCCGACATGCCCGGCGCCTCCGAGCGGCTGGAGGGCGCGCTGCGCGAAGACACCCCCGCGGCCTCCCCCTCGGGCCGGCTGACCCTGCCGGCTGATTCCTTCTTCGACGGCTACATTTTTGATCCAAGCGCCCGGAAGCGCTGA
- a CDS encoding CmpA/NrtA family ABC transporter substrate-binding protein, which translates to MKNLFGIVATTATLLTGAFLTGTATAQSLDLEKDELTFGFIKLTDMAPLAVAYEQGYFLDEGLFVTLEAQANWKVLLDGVIGGQLDGAHMLAGQPLAATIGYGTEAHIITPFSMDLNGNGITVSNEVWELMKPNIPQEDGKPVHPISASAMAPVVEQYKSEGKPFNMGMVFPVSTHNYELRYWLAAGGLHPGFYSPENISGQIAADVLLSVTPPPQMPATLEAGTIYGYCVGEPWNQAAVFKGIGVPVITDYELWKNNPEKVFGITAAFAEENPNTTKAVVKALIRAAIWLDENDNANRAEAVEILSRSEYVGADAEVIANSMTGTFEYEKGDKRAVPDFNVFFRYNATYPFYSDAIWYLTQMRRWGQIPEEKPDAWYAETAASVYRPDIYLEAARLLVDEGLANEADFPWDSDGYKAPTPATDIIDGIPYDGKAPNAYLESLPIGLKGAQKVVGNEVQG; encoded by the coding sequence ATGAAAAACCTCTTCGGAATCGTCGCCACCACGGCGACCCTTCTGACCGGCGCCTTCCTCACCGGCACCGCGACCGCCCAGTCGCTGGACCTGGAAAAGGACGAGCTGACCTTCGGCTTCATCAAGCTCACCGACATGGCCCCCCTCGCGGTGGCCTACGAGCAGGGCTACTTCCTCGACGAAGGGCTCTTCGTCACGCTGGAAGCGCAGGCCAACTGGAAGGTGCTGCTTGACGGCGTCATCGGCGGCCAGCTCGACGGTGCCCACATGCTCGCCGGTCAGCCGCTTGCCGCCACCATCGGCTACGGCACCGAGGCCCATATCATCACCCCCTTCTCGATGGACCTGAACGGAAACGGCATCACCGTGTCCAACGAGGTCTGGGAGCTGATGAAGCCGAATATCCCGCAGGAAGACGGCAAGCCCGTGCACCCGATCTCCGCCTCCGCCATGGCGCCGGTGGTCGAGCAGTACAAATCGGAGGGAAAGCCCTTCAACATGGGCATGGTCTTCCCGGTCTCCACCCACAATTACGAGCTGCGCTACTGGCTTGCGGCGGGCGGGCTGCACCCGGGCTTCTACTCGCCCGAAAACATCTCGGGCCAGATTGCCGCCGATGTGCTGCTCTCCGTCACCCCGCCGCCGCAGATGCCCGCCACCCTCGAGGCCGGCACCATCTATGGCTACTGCGTGGGCGAGCCCTGGAACCAGGCCGCCGTGTTCAAGGGCATCGGCGTGCCGGTGATCACCGACTACGAACTGTGGAAGAACAACCCCGAGAAGGTCTTCGGCATCACCGCCGCCTTCGCCGAGGAGAACCCCAACACCACCAAGGCCGTGGTCAAGGCGCTGATCCGCGCCGCCATCTGGCTTGACGAGAACGACAACGCCAACCGCGCCGAGGCGGTCGAGATCCTGTCGCGCTCCGAATACGTGGGCGCCGACGCCGAGGTGATCGCCAACTCGATGACCGGCACATTCGAATACGAGAAGGGCGACAAGCGCGCCGTGCCCGACTTCAACGTGTTCTTCCGCTACAACGCGACCTACCCGTTCTACTCCGACGCCATCTGGTATCTCACCCAGATGCGCCGCTGGGGCCAGATCCCCGAGGAGAAGCCGGACGCCTGGTATGCCGAAACCGCAGCCTCGGTCTACCGCCCCGACATCTACCTCGAAGCCGCCCGCCTGCTGGTCGATGAAGGGCTCGCCAACGAGGCCGACTTCCCCTGGGACAGCGATGGCTACAAGGCGCCCACTCC
- a CDS encoding ANTAR domain-containing response regulator — protein sequence MSDKLSIIVVEADRERALLIVDSLREAGDFDVSVISEVTGLSRRISEMNPDMVLVDVASPSRDMLEELTLASGPMDRPVALFVDRDEGGMTRAAIEAGVSAYVVDGLRPDRIKPIMDAAIARFHMFSQMRAELKATRQALEERKIIDRAKGLLMKAKGLDEDAAYALLRKAAMDQGVKLADVAQSLVTAAGLLS from the coding sequence ATGTCCGACAAGCTCTCCATCATCGTCGTCGAAGCCGACCGCGAGCGCGCGCTGCTCATCGTCGACAGCCTGCGCGAGGCGGGCGATTTCGACGTGTCGGTGATCTCCGAGGTCACCGGCCTCTCGCGGCGGATCTCGGAGATGAACCCCGACATGGTGCTGGTCGATGTCGCCTCGCCCTCACGCGACATGCTCGAGGAGCTGACCCTCGCCTCCGGCCCGATGGACCGGCCCGTGGCGCTCTTTGTGGACCGAGACGAAGGCGGCATGACCCGCGCCGCCATCGAGGCCGGGGTCTCGGCCTATGTGGTCGACGGGCTGCGACCCGACCGGATCAAGCCGATCATGGATGCCGCCATCGCCCGCTTCCACATGTTCTCGCAGATGCGCGCCGAGCTGAAAGCCACCCGGCAGGCGCTGGAGGAACGCAAGATCATCGACCGCGCCAAGGGCCTGCTGATGAAGGCCAAGGGGCTGGACGAAGACGCCGCCTATGCCCTGCTGCGCAAGGCGGCGATGGATCAGGGCGTGAAGCTGGCCGACGTGGCCCAAAGCCTCGTCACCGCGGCCGGGCTGCTCTCGTGA
- a CDS encoding ATP-binding cassette domain-containing protein, giving the protein MSDTLLDVENLWVKFPTRNGIFDAVRGISFKLGRERLGIVGESGSGKSMTGRALLKLIRKPGFVEADRMQMGDTDLITASERDMRAIRGRRAAMIMQDPKFSLNPVMSIEAQMVEALTTHERVSRRQARARALEMLDAVAIREPERVLKLYPHEVSGGMGQRIMIAMMLIPDPEILIADEPTSALDVSVQLQVLEIMDKLVKERGMGLIFISHDLNLVANFCDRVAVMYAGRIVEVCEAGKLNDAQHPYTRGLLNAVPNLEHPRERLEVLARDPAWREAPSVSAR; this is encoded by the coding sequence GTGAGCGATACCCTCCTCGACGTCGAGAACCTCTGGGTCAAGTTCCCCACCCGCAACGGCATCTTCGACGCGGTGCGCGGCATCTCCTTCAAGCTCGGGCGCGAGCGGCTCGGCATCGTGGGCGAGAGCGGCTCGGGCAAGTCGATGACCGGGCGCGCGCTCCTGAAGCTCATCCGCAAGCCCGGCTTCGTCGAGGCCGACCGGATGCAGATGGGCGACACCGACCTCATCACCGCCTCAGAGCGCGACATGCGCGCCATCCGGGGCCGCCGCGCCGCCATGATCATGCAAGACCCCAAGTTCTCGCTGAACCCGGTCATGAGCATCGAGGCGCAGATGGTCGAGGCGCTGACCACCCATGAGCGGGTGAGCCGCCGTCAGGCTCGCGCCCGCGCGCTGGAAATGCTCGATGCGGTGGCGATCCGCGAGCCGGAACGGGTGCTCAAGCTCTACCCGCACGAGGTTTCGGGCGGCATGGGCCAGCGCATCATGATCGCCATGATGCTGATCCCCGACCCCGAAATCCTCATCGCCGACGAGCCGACCTCGGCGCTCGACGTCTCGGTGCAGCTTCAGGTGCTGGAGATCATGGACAAGCTGGTGAAGGAGCGCGGCATGGGGCTGATCTTCATCAGCCACGACCTGAACCTCGTCGCCAATTTCTGCGACCGTGTCGCGGTGATGTATGCCGGACGGATCGTGGAGGTCTGCGAGGCCGGCAAGCTGAACGACGCCCAGCACCCCTACACCCGCGGGCTGCTCAACGCCGTGCCCAACCTCGAACACCCGCGCGAGCGGCTGGAGGTTCTGGCCCGCGACCCGGCCTGGCGCGAGGCACCCTCGGTGAGCGCCCGATGA
- a CDS encoding ABC transporter ATP-binding protein, whose product MNTALDIRNLHVWFGEGSARNMAVKGVDLAVQEGESFGLVGESGSGKSTVLRALAGLVESWDGSISVAGESLRPKGRSKAFYKTVQMVFQDPYASLHPRHTVDRVLGETLQLHGFSEIDARITRLLESVGLGTGFRFRYPHQLSGGQRQRVAIARALAPEPRILLLDEPTSALDVSVQAEILNLLSDLRSEMGLTYLMVSHDLGVVGHMCGQIAVMQQGEIVETLGVAEMRKLQASHPYTQHLLDSSLGAIR is encoded by the coding sequence ATGAACACCGCCCTCGACATCCGCAATCTCCACGTCTGGTTCGGCGAGGGTTCGGCCCGCAACATGGCGGTGAAGGGCGTGGACCTCGCCGTGCAGGAGGGCGAGAGCTTCGGCCTCGTGGGCGAAAGCGGCTCGGGCAAGTCCACCGTGCTGCGCGCGCTTGCCGGGCTGGTCGAAAGCTGGGACGGCTCGATTTCCGTCGCCGGCGAAAGCCTGCGCCCCAAGGGCCGCTCGAAGGCCTTCTACAAGACCGTGCAGATGGTGTTTCAGGACCCCTACGCCTCGCTCCACCCGCGCCATACGGTGGACCGGGTGCTGGGCGAGACCCTGCAACTGCATGGCTTTTCCGAGATCGACGCCCGCATCACCCGCCTGCTGGAAAGCGTCGGCCTCGGCACCGGCTTCCGCTTCCGCTACCCCCACCAGCTTTCCGGCGGCCAGCGTCAGCGCGTCGCCATCGCCCGCGCCCTTGCGCCCGAACCCCGCATCCTGCTGCTCGACGAGCCGACCTCGGCGCTCGACGTGTCGGTGCAGGCCGAAATCCTCAACCTGCTCTCCGACCTGCGCAGCGAGATGGGCCTCACCTACCTGATGGTCAGCCACGACCTTGGCGTGGTCGGCCATATGTGCGGCCAGATCGCGGTGATGCAGCAGGGCGAAATCGTCGAAACGCTGGGCGTGGCCGAGATGCGCAAGCTCCAGGCCAGCCACCCCTACACCCAGCACCTGCTCGACAGCTCGCTCGGCGCGATCCGCTGA
- a CDS encoding dipeptidase — MTAWPSPRIFDGHNDTLLRIMNGQITPQDVADGLPDGHIDLPRARAGGFGGGFFAMFVPSPADKALRYEVMENPPYDLPLPPRLSQSDAHDFITREFAALEALEAAGAVTICRTAAEIEAALGGETMAAVAHIEGAEAISESCAELEPLYARGLRSLGPVWSRPTVFGEGVPFRYPSTGDIGGGLTEAGKRLVSECNRLKIMLDLSHLNEKGVDDIAALSDAPLVATHSNAHAVTPHSRNLTDRQLSQIAERGGMVGINYASAFLRPDGKMLSDFSLDLMMRHLDHLIKFLGEDGVGFGSDFDGALVPEEIKDCAGMVNLRAALRKHGVDDALMQKLAHGNWLRVLRATWGE; from the coding sequence ATGACAGCCTGGCCCAGCCCCCGCATCTTCGACGGACACAACGACACGCTCCTGCGCATCATGAACGGCCAGATCACGCCGCAGGACGTGGCCGATGGCCTGCCCGACGGCCACATCGACCTGCCCCGCGCCCGGGCGGGCGGCTTCGGCGGCGGCTTCTTCGCCATGTTCGTGCCCAGCCCCGCCGACAAGGCCCTGCGCTACGAGGTGATGGAAAATCCGCCCTACGACCTGCCGCTGCCGCCCCGGCTGTCGCAGTCCGATGCCCATGATTTCATCACTCGCGAGTTTGCCGCGCTCGAGGCGCTTGAGGCGGCGGGGGCCGTCACCATCTGCCGCACCGCAGCCGAGATCGAGGCCGCGCTGGGCGGCGAAACCATGGCCGCCGTCGCCCATATCGAGGGCGCCGAGGCGATTTCCGAAAGCTGCGCCGAGCTTGAGCCGCTTTACGCGCGCGGCCTTCGCTCGCTCGGCCCGGTCTGGTCGCGCCCGACCGTCTTCGGCGAGGGCGTGCCCTTCCGCTACCCCTCCACCGGCGACATCGGCGGCGGGCTGACCGAGGCCGGCAAGCGGCTGGTCTCCGAGTGCAACCGGCTGAAAATCATGCTTGATCTCAGCCACTTGAACGAGAAAGGCGTAGATGACATCGCCGCGCTCTCCGATGCGCCACTGGTCGCCACCCACTCCAACGCCCATGCCGTCACGCCGCACTCGCGCAACCTCACCGACCGCCAGCTTTCGCAGATCGCGGAGCGCGGCGGCATGGTTGGCATCAACTACGCCTCCGCCTTCCTGCGCCCCGACGGCAAGATGCTTTCCGACTTTTCCCTTGACCTCATGATGCGTCACCTTGACCATCTGATAAAATTTCTGGGGGAAGACGGCGTCGGCTTCGGAAGCGATTTCGACGGTGCGCTGGTTCCCGAAGAGATCAAGGATTGTGCAGGCATGGTCAATCTTCGGGCCGCCCTGCGCAAACATGGGGTGGATGACGCGCTAATGCAGAAGCTTGCCCATGGTAACTGGTTGCGCGTCCTGCGCGCGACATGGGGAGAGTGA
- a CDS encoding ABC transporter permease codes for MTELPNPAPKPTWREWLLTDAPGSRAQARAAAWYAGWTNLRGNTLAMFGLLVLLALILCAAFAPLLASHNPFAQDLGARLLPPGSEGYILGTDSLGRDIYSRLLYGARISLYIVALVALVAPLLGLIIGTLAGYMGGWVDVALMRFTDIFLAFPRLILALAFVAALGAGIENAVLAISLTAWPPYARIARAETLTIRNSDYIHAIRLQGAGAIRIITRHVWPLCISSLVIRVTLDMAGIILTAAGLGFLGLGAQPPSPEWGAMVSEGRKYILDHWWVATIPGLAIFAISLAFNLLGDGLRDVLDPKESKS; via the coding sequence ATGACCGAACTGCCAAACCCGGCCCCCAAGCCCACATGGCGCGAATGGCTCCTGACCGATGCCCCCGGCTCGCGGGCGCAGGCCCGGGCGGCGGCGTGGTATGCGGGCTGGACCAACCTGCGCGGCAACACGCTCGCCATGTTCGGCCTGCTGGTGCTGCTGGCGCTGATCCTCTGCGCCGCCTTCGCCCCGCTGCTGGCCAGCCACAACCCCTTCGCGCAGGATCTCGGCGCGCGCCTGCTGCCGCCCGGCTCCGAGGGCTACATCCTCGGCACCGACAGCCTCGGGCGCGACATCTATTCCCGCCTGCTCTACGGCGCGCGCATCTCGCTCTACATCGTCGCACTGGTGGCGCTCGTCGCCCCGCTCCTCGGGCTGATCATCGGCACGCTGGCGGGCTACATGGGCGGCTGGGTCGACGTGGCGCTGATGCGCTTCACCGATATCTTCCTCGCCTTCCCCCGCCTCATCCTCGCGCTCGCCTTCGTCGCGGCGCTGGGCGCGGGCATCGAAAACGCGGTGCTGGCGATCTCCCTCACCGCATGGCCGCCCTATGCAAGGATCGCGCGGGCCGAAACCCTCACGATCCGCAACTCCGACTATATCCACGCCATCCGCCTGCAAGGCGCGGGGGCAATCCGCATCATCACCCGCCACGTCTGGCCGCTCTGCATTTCCAGCCTCGTGATCCGCGTCACCCTCGACATGGCCGGCATCATCCTCACCGCCGCCGGCCTCGGCTTTCTCGGCCTCGGCGCGCAGCCGCCCTCGCCGGAATGGGGCGCGATGGTCTCCGAAGGGCGCAAGTACATCCTCGATCACTGGTGGGTCGCCACCATCCCCGGCCTCGCCATCTTTGCCATCTCGCTGGCCTTCAACCTGCTGGGCGACGGTCTGCGCGATGTGCTGGACCCCAAGGAGAGCAAGTCGTGA
- a CDS encoding ABC transporter permease codes for MADISQHREDRRGPVFPPWLKKLTATLLTVAVTLLGLLFVTFMIGRVMPIDPVLAVIGERATQAQYEAAYLELGLDKSVFQQFLIYLGDVLQGDFGKSIRTGQQVTTDIARVFPATLELASLGTIIGIVLGVPLGVMAAVYRGSWIDQIARLIGLIGYSMPIFWLGLVGLLIFYGILDWVEGPGRLGVFYQGIVPERTGLLLVDSAIAGDWTVFKNAFGHIILPACLLGYYSLAYISRMTRSFMLEQLNSEYVTTARVKGLSERKVIWRHAFRNIRIQLITVIALAYANLLEGSVLTEIIFAWPGLGSYITTSLLANDMNSVLGGTVVIGTIFVGLNIFSDLLYRFFDPRAK; via the coding sequence GTGGCAGATATTTCGCAACATCGGGAGGACCGGCGCGGGCCGGTCTTCCCCCCATGGCTCAAGAAGCTGACCGCCACGCTGCTGACCGTGGCCGTCACCTTGTTGGGACTTCTCTTCGTCACCTTCATGATCGGCCGCGTCATGCCGATCGACCCGGTGCTCGCCGTCATCGGCGAGCGGGCCACGCAGGCGCAATACGAGGCCGCCTATCTTGAACTCGGCCTCGACAAATCGGTGTTCCAGCAGTTCCTGATCTACCTCGGCGACGTGTTGCAGGGCGATTTCGGCAAGTCGATCCGCACCGGGCAGCAGGTCACCACCGACATTGCCCGCGTCTTCCCCGCCACGCTGGAGCTGGCCTCCCTCGGCACCATCATCGGCATCGTGCTCGGCGTGCCGCTCGGGGTCATGGCCGCCGTCTATCGCGGCTCGTGGATCGACCAGATCGCCCGCCTCATCGGCCTCATCGGTTACTCCATGCCGATCTTCTGGCTCGGCCTCGTCGGCCTGCTGATCTTCTACGGCATATTGGATTGGGTCGAAGGCCCGGGCCGCCTCGGCGTGTTCTATCAAGGCATCGTGCCCGAGCGCACCGGCCTCCTGCTGGTCGACTCGGCCATCGCGGGCGACTGGACCGTGTTCAAGAACGCCTTCGGCCACATCATCCTGCCCGCCTGCCTGCTGGGCTACTATTCGCTGGCCTACATCAGCCGGATGACCCGTTCGTTCATGCTCGAACAGCTCAACTCCGAGTATGTCACCACCGCGCGGGTCAAGGGCCTCTCCGAGCGCAAGGTCATCTGGCGCCACGCCTTCCGCAACATCCGCATACAGCTCATCACCGTGATCGCGCTGGCCTATGCCAACCTGCTCGAAGGCTCGGTGCTCACCGAGATCATCTTCGCCTGGCCGGGCCTCGGCAGCTACATCACCACCTCGCTCCTCGCCAATGACATGAACTCCGTGCTCGGCGGAACGGTCGTGATCGGCACCATCTTCGTCGGGCTCAACATCTTCTCCGACCTGCTCTACCGCTTCTTCGACCCGAGGGCCAAATGA